TTACTATTGCCAGCGGCGGTGTTCTGCCTAAGATACACCAAAATTTGCTTCCTAACAAGAATGCGGCTGGCCCACGCAAGGGAGAAATGGGGTCGGTTTCTCAGGAATTTTAGGTGTTTCAGTATGCTAGTCTTTAGCATTCGTTTTTTTCGTTGTAAATTTGTTTTTAAACCAGTGGTGTTGTTCTTGGAATACCAGAAGAATTGTTAACATTCTCGACTTACATTTATGACTCACATAAATCGAATCATCCAGGCAGTTTTAAATACACAGAAGACATTTGGAAATCACCAAGATTGAACGTATATGTAAAATGTTCCTAATATGTTTATTCAATACATAAAATAGCAGTGTGAAACATTTTAAAAAAGTTAAGATTTTCTTTAGATGAGAATCATGTTTAAGCTTTACATCTTTAATGCGCCAAAAATAATTTCCCAAGAGCAAAATTGAAAATCCTCTGGACACTGTTAGTCTGCTTACATGGCTCTGTATTTCAACCCCTTCAAAATTTCGCCGAGTTTGAAAGTTGGACGAGTCCACTATGGGCAGCCGAGATGAGCCCAAGTCCTCAGATTTGTTAAGCCTGAATGAAACCTTCTGATTCAGGTTTTGCGGCTTGGCAAGAACGTGGTTAGGGATAACGAGGAAGTTAAGCTGAGGCACGTACAGAGAAGAGTTGAGCAAGCTTTTTGAAGCGTCCCATTGCTTATGGTGGTGTATCGCTGCCCATTTCCCACACATTCTTCTGCCCAATAACTCTGGAGGAAGGGATAAAGAGATCGGATCCGCATCCGAGTAATTCTTGTGCTTATGTTACGCTGGTCAGGTTTTCCATATCTGCATCCATTTGTGAATTGGTTTTGTCGAATTCACAAATCTCGGTGACAATATATAAAATCTATGTTTTTACTGCCTACCCGATTGAGTTTTTTGTAGATAGTAGTTTAGGTTGTTATGACAAATGAAAACCTGCATAGAGATTTTTTCGGAATCGAATTCAGTAGCTTATTCGCATCTAACAACAATACTTGTGATATTTGGAAAATACTAGGTCAATTGGATATCTGAGAATGGTGGAACTAACACAAGAAAACTGAAAACCATATTCTCAGGTTTGTAATATCCGTTGAATGATTAGATTCACGGCGGCATTTGCTGACGAGAAAGCTCCATGAAAGCTCTCTTGGTAAGATATCGATTCCAGTTCGACAGCCATTTTCAACAGAATCTCCCCCAGATCGTCTCGCTTTTCCAGCAGCGATCTGTTGAAAGAAGACGCAGCCACCTTGCTTATTTCTATGTTAGTCTCCTCCGGACAATATTCGTCGTCCAACCATTTGTTCAGTGTCGCTCTTAGCCACTCCGATTCCTGCCAAAACCACACTTGACCAATATATCTCCAGCGTACCATAATTCGAAGTACCCAACACGCAAATTCAATCAGTTTACCTCAGAGGCTTTCGCTGGATCCAACCAGTGCTTCGGAACCCTAAGTTCTTCGATAAAATTCTGAGGATCTTGATCTTCTCTCCCATTGCTCGGTAGGTTCTGGGTCATAATAAATCCTCGATGATTTGATAATTCGAACCGGAAGTCGGCGAAATCGAAAGTTGAGGAGGTTCTCCCCCTTGATCACTTCGCCGAATTTACCCAAACTGGTTCGGCTGATTATCGTGCGAGCCAGCATTGGATTGTTGAAAATTAAAGATCCCATTTTTCGCAGCAGCCTCGCAATCTTCCTTCAGTAGCGAAATTTTGAGGTGAAGCTCAATTCCTGGAGATGTGGATAAGATATCTAAATCACAGTATTTGACCCAACCCATCATCATCTTCATCTCTCTTTGTTggcttaattaatttttttaaaccattttttttccataaattaatttttgagataaatattttatttaaattattaataaaaaaatattatttattattacaaATATTGATATTGTTGACTCATTTAAAAATGACAAAATTTTATGTGAAATGGtttcacgggttgtattttgtgagacaaacattttatttgggtcatccatgaacaaatattacttttatgctaagaatattattttttaggcaaaaactttgcgtgagacggtctcacgtatcgtatttgtgagacgagtctcttatcTGGGTagtcaatgaaaaagtattactttttatgttaagagtattactttttattgtaaatatccgtagggttgacccgtctcacatattaagatccgtgacacggtctcacatgagacacactctattttttattgtgaatatcagtagattTGACACGTCTTACAAATAAAGATttatgagactgtctcacaagagacatactctttaAAAATTTGTAAAATTGTCCTATAAAAAAacttatta
This Primulina eburnea isolate SZY01 chromosome 2, ASM2296580v1, whole genome shotgun sequence DNA region includes the following protein-coding sequences:
- the LOC140823324 gene encoding uncharacterized protein, which produces MTQNLPSNGREDQDPQNFIEELRVPKHWLDPAKASEESEWLRATLNKWLDDEYCPEETNIEISKVAASSFNRSLLEKRDDLGEILLKMAVELESISYQESFHGAFSSANAAVNLIIQRILQT